The genome window TTCCATTATAGGTATCCTCATAATGGTACTTATTTTGTTGAGAAAACAAATCGAGGTATTTTTCCCAAATCTGTAAACGCTGTTTATCATCCAAAGATTTATCAAGAAGTGTCTTTATTCTCCAACTATATCGAACTCCATTTGGATATGACTCACTCCAATCAGACAGCCATCTAACTGAACGGAATATAATTACGCTAAGAATTATTAAACCGCCACCGAAAACTATTAACGATAAAATACGAAAGAATGGGATTGCCCAAAGTAGGAATGGTAATACTAAACATATCAGTCCTATAAGAAATAGTTTAAAGTTAACAACTTTTTTGAGGATAACCGCTTGATCCCAGGGATTTCCCTTTACAGTATCAATTAGCCAAAATGTAATTGTCACAATTATTGTAGAAATTAGTGAGGCCACAATGCCAAGATTATTGATTGGGAAAAGTTTTTCTATTAAATCATTCATTCATTAAAACTTTCTATACTACGAGTACTAATTAAAATTTATTTTAGATTCTACTTATTATCTTTTTTAAGACGGTAGATTGGTAGGATTTTTTTAATTTCTTTTGCTAATTTTTGTTGTCTTAAAAGAATGGCAAACACTTCTTTTGGTGGTTTTAAACTTTGATTTCTACAATTGTTAATGACTGCGTCTGGTATAATTTTTAATTCTTCTTTTGTAGGTTCTATTTCTTTAGAAATACTATCCCAATTTTTTGAAACAATATGCTCTATATTTTTCATTTCGGATTCAGACTCGAAAAAAACTACACTTTCATAAAATTCTGCTAGAGGGGCTGCACCTAAACTTTTGTTTGAATAGTTGTAAAACTCAAAAAGTTTTTGAATCAGGCCCTTCATTGTTCCAGCTATAAAGTAATAGTAAAATGAATCATCATTAGAGAATTTCATTTGGCTAACCTCTGGAGATACTGAAATAACACGACCGCCATCAAGCCAAACAACACTTAGTTCTTTGATCGTAATCTGTCGATAGTTTACTTTCAACATGCTCCAACTAATTGTACAATCTATATAATTAAGCGAGAAAGGCTTAATATCAGCCCTGTTTTCATCATCACGTACTAAATTCATATTAAAATCCGGATTTAAATTATATAAGAAACCGTATCCCTCTTTATTTTCATAGTAGGACCAATTTTCCACGTCTTGTAGTACGTAACTATATCTTTCCAGAATTGGTACATCGAATCTAAAATGTTTTTGCCAAAGTTTTTCTACTTTGGGATATTCGGCAGTTCCATCTATGGAAACATTTCGATCACCCTCACGCATAAATATTTGGCCAGGAGTGAGGTAGTTCTTGGATCCTTTTTTCGGCCATTTTTGATTTAAATAAATCGGGACGGCATTTGTATTGATAATTCTAAGAACATCAATTTCGTGTTCAGCGTATTTAAGTGTTTCAATTCTAATTTTAGGTTTATGATCACCAGAGATTGGTAATTTATTAATCATGTCTATCAAATCGGCTTGGTTACGACGATTTTCATCATTTTCGATCCCAATAACTTCCTGGTTGTCAGACACACCAAAAATAAGAAAGCAGTCGTCGTGATGTGTCGTATTTACAAAACTAAAGATATCTTTTACTAGTTCGTAATTTTTTTCTTTAGAGTGCCACACCTGTTTGAAATCGTGGTGGTCGTCTTCCTTAAGATCAACCCACCGGCGTAATTCCATTGTATCCATTTTTACTCCTTTTAATCCCATAGTATTAACAATAATTATTAATTTGATTTAATTTAATATTGATGACATCCAAAGCTCAGTCAAGACAACGTCATCACTTTTTGGACGCATTACTTCTTCTTTTTCGATCTTAACAAAAACCGGTACTTGCATTGAATTACCAGTTATTATTGCTTCACCTTGTCCAAGACTTGGAATCATTTGATAAGAACTTCTGTCCAAGGTTGGCATGGTGTTTTCCAGCATTTTTAAATCCTTCTCGTTAACCAATCTGTGGATAATGTAATTATGCAATTGCGACATGATTGTCGGAGATATATCTGCAGGTCGCTGGCTTGATAAAGTAAGGAAAAAACCGAACTTTCGTCCTTCTTTAATGATTTCTTCGAATACCGATAATCGATAGTCCTGCCAACTGTCTCCGTTATTATGATATTCGGAGTTTAAAATGTTATGTGCTTCATCGATTATTAGGTGCTTCGTTTGGGTGACAGTATTTCCGGCGACCATTGATTTTTGCTCATCGTAAATCATCTTAGACAGCAACATTGGGATTAGTCTTTTTATTTCTTGATTTGCGTGAACTAGCGATATTATATTAATTCCGCCGAATTTATCAGCAGTTTGTTCTCTAATCTCTATGACTTTTTCTAGACTTTCAAATGCTGATTTGATCCTGTGAAACAGAGGGTTAATGAATTCAATATTTGTTGATTTCCAAGCAGAAACATAAACTTTCTGAAACTCAAGAAAAAATGATAATTTGTAGATTTCAGAAGCCTCATCAAAGTTTTCCGCTAGTTTTGTTTTTAAGGCATCTATGTTGAAATATTTGTATCCATGTGTAGTAATTTGTCCGTCTTCTAACACGGGTACTTTATCAGGAGAAAACATGTCCATGACCCCAAACTTGTTTTTAACAAGTATATATTTTAGATTTTCCAATGTTGTTGGATTAATCCCGATGGATTCAGCTGCTTTTATCCAATTATCAAGCGCTTCTGCACTAACGCTTTTATAACTTTTTAATATTGAAATTAGTAATCCAATTTCAGTATCCGCAAAACTTTCCCCATCTTTAATTTTCTTTTTATATTCCCTTAAAGCATTGCGTATAAAAGGCACCTGAGTCGCTGGTCTTGCGTCAAAAAGGATTGCCAAAATATCAGCATCGAATAAGTAGTCCTTTTTAATTGGTAGTTTACGACCTTCCTTCTCGTTTCTAGTGTTGATTTCAAAAATTTCTTTGTTATTGGTAACACCAAACATATTTTCTGCAACGTACTCTCCATTAAAATCGATTACGAAAAATTGAGATGTATCAAAGATGACACCAAATAAATCATATTTAATTAGTTCAAGATATAGCTTATGTAGAGTATTAGATTTCCCACTTCCAGTGTTTCCAAAAATGCCTATATGAGAGGCGAAAAACTTGTTAATTGGTAGTCTTATATCTTGACCTTCTAGAATGGATTTTCCGATATAAATTGAATCTTCTCCTTTTTCGAGTCCAAAAATCAGATTAAGCTCTTCTTTTGTGGTCAAGGTAACTTCGTTTCCGACCATGGGCACGTATTGACTAGTGACTTGAAATTTTTTATCTTCAATTACACCCTTGGTTTTTAGGGTGACGATTCGATTAATCGAGTCTTTATGAAAACGATTATCGAATTCAACACTTTTTACGGTATTTTGCTGATCGATGATTTTTTCACGGGAAACAGTTGCAATAATTTTGACATCGTTTTGGTTAATGGTTAAAAAGGCTCCAATTTTGGGACCAGTTAAGATTTCGCCATACCAAAGAAATTGCGAATCATTTGACATGGAATACATCCCAACTTGTGATAAGTCACCGTCTACACCAACAATCACGCCTAATTTCTTACTTGGATTTGGCATCTTTCAAATCCTCCTCCGAAGCTCCATTTATAATGTTGGTTAAATTTGGTAATTGAAAAGTTAACTTTTTTCCATCTTTTGTGCAATGACAAGGAGCAAAATCTTTAGGAGTTAAAATTCTCAAATTATTAGGGACAACATCGATACCCAAATTATCCAAATAGGTCTTCTCATCAGCATCATTATAGCCAAACACAAAGATTATCAATTCTGGATTTTGTAAAGCCCGTCTGATCATTTTTCCAATATGCTTATCTTGAAAAGAAAAACCCATAACAAATAAAACTGATTGCGGTTTGTCTAGTTCCAATTGAAATACACGAAGCATTTCATAAAAATGGTTATTGACAAATGTATCTTTTTCTTCGTTACCTGTGGGTTTTACAACATTGGGATTTTCGCTAATTTTCGTAGAGATTATTATTTTGTCGTCTTCTTTTGACCAGTTTACTGAGCCGTGGGGTTTTATCAAAGAAATTGATGGAATTTCACTAATATAGTTGTCATTCAGGCCTTTGTATGACACAACCTGATTGTAGTTTGAACTGTCTAAAGTACGTTTGAAATACCCTCTGGCGCCATCATTAAATACAAAACGGCTCGTGTTGTGCAATTCATCAATAGATTTTTCAAAAAATAAGTCATAGTTAGTTGTGAAAATATTAACTGACTTGGGTGTTTGCCTAGAATTAGACAGGTTTATGACATCAATAATTGATTTGATAAAATCTTTGTATTCGTTTAGGTTCTCTTTGATAGTTTCTTCGTCATCAGATGAGAGATCGTTTTCCAAAAGTACTTTGCTTACGCCTATAACTTTCTTTACAAGTTCATTGTCATCAGGAGCGTCATCCATTAATCCGATCGATTTTGCAGAAGTACCTGAACCAATCAGAAAATTCAATCGTTTAGTTATCATTAATTTTCTTAATAACTTTATTTGATCACTGTCGTCAATGATATTTGCTTTATCTTGATCGTTTTTAAGTTCCATTTTTGCTCCGATTTGTTTTTTTTAGCAGTATAGGAGTATTAATTATTAAAGTTTGCAATTCACTCAATCTACCACTTAATCATTTTACCTAATTATTGGGTGTTTTTTAAAGCTAAATAAAAAATACTACTATATATAGTAATATGATCAATTTTTATAATAATTATGGCGGAATTTATTTCAAGCTAGATATATGTTGGGGGGGATTTTCAAGATAGGAACTAAAAATAAAAAGCAGCCGACATCAAAAGACATCAACTGCTGTGCAAACAGAAAATCCAGTAACAACCCGGAAGTTCCGTTTTGGAACTTCCGCTCGTGGCAAGGGTTCATCCCTCTAAAACTAAAAAAGCGGTCAATCTCTCAAAGAGAAAATCGACCACTTCAAGTGCCCTCCGCAGAGGAACACCCCAATTAATACACTCATTATATTAGATATATTTGGACAAAACAAGAGCAATTGCTAAAAATTTTTAGCAGCTTCAAGTTTTAACTGTGGATTGGTAAATAAAACTCGGTCAACGATTTCGGTATTATTGATATTTTTGGAAAAGCTATCAATGATGTCTGAAAAGTCTTTGATGAGCTTTTTTTGTTTAGATCGAGTTATCCCAAACAATTTTAAGTAGTATAGGATGAGTAAAAAGTAATCTGTAATCGTATCAAAAGAGATATCAGGCACCCCATACTGTCTAACTAGATGTTCTTTGACGGAATGTCTAATATCGAAATCTTGAAAACGACAATCAAAAATAATCTGGTTATGAGCAACACTGTTACGCAACGGCTTCAAGATAAATACGTGTTTAATCAATAGTTCAGCTTGTTGATCGATACTATTGTTGTACATTCCGATGCTATTCTCAAGTTTTATTCGCAAACTTTTGTTCATCAGCTCTAAAAACTTCCCAACATTTCCTAGACTGAAAAGCTCCATTATTGACCACAAAGGTAGAGGTTCGTCTTTATGCAGATAGTGACTTACAAAAATCGAGTTGTACCTGTTGCATATCAGACTATCAACGCTTCTCCTAAAATTAGTTTTATCTCGTAAAAATTTCTTCTGTTTTGATTCAGTTTCATTATCGTCTTTATTTCTGGTTAAAACTTGGTCGAATATTTGATAAATTGTAGGATCATTTCCTTGCGTTGCAACCTCAATAGTTCTATTTTTAATTGATGTTTCAACTGACATGATCAATGGATAAAAAAATGCTTTCAATTGATTATCGAATTCAAACAACGTGTTAATCTGGCTAAAATCTTTTATCTCGAAAGGTCTGTTTTTGGTTCGATAAAACTTATATGCCTTGTATCCGTGATAATAGCCCATATTTTGAAGATTGAGTTTATCCTTTCTTCCGTTGACATTTATATTGTGTTCTTTTCTAATATGGCGAAGTAATCCGTCAGTCGATTTTCCTTTATTCATTTGCTGATCCTTAGATTTGAATGTAATAAATATACCACAAAAAAGAACGTTTGATCTATAAAAAGTCTTAGTCATGAGCATCACTCTAAATTGAAAAACCCACAAACCAAAAAAGATAACCCCAGGCACATAGGAATGCTCAGTACAATTGTACTTACCCCATTCTGGGACCCAGTGTTTATCCTTCACAAGTTATCTTATTTACAGTACATTTTACCAGTTTAAAGTGATTTATGAAATCACTTTAAATCGAAGATCGGTTTTTCAAAACGAGCTTTACGCTATCACTTCTAGTGATGTAGATCGGCTCAGGGAGACCAGCGGCATTCATTTCAGAGAAAATCCGACTCACGCCTTTGCCAGTCCCACCAAAACTGGCGATCCCGGCTCCAATTGCTGGATTGCGCCCAAGTTCGTTTTTGCAAATATTTTCTGTCGTAATTCCCTCGGGAAAACTGCCGGGGCTGAGGATCTTTAAATGATCGTCAAAAATATCAATAGTAATCGGATCCTTTATACGATATGACCGGTGGATTACTGCATTAAGGAGTCCTTCAAACCAAGCATCTGTTGGATAATGCTCTTCGCCGCTAAATTTGCAGCGGTCAGGATCAAAGCTCCGAAGTTGATTTGTCAGGGTTTTCTTTGCGCTATTTAAAATACGGGGTAGGGGGCCAATCAGTTTGGTCTCTTGAATCACGTTCGCTCCTGATCCAGGATTCAAACCCGAATATCTGGTGATCTTGATCCCAGGGTTAAATTGGAATTCGGATGATTGCTTGGCGAACATAACGATTCCAGCATTGGTCAATCTATATGCACCCAACTCTGGCTCATTAAGGTAAATTTCAGCGGCAAATCCGTGAGCACAGAAAGTTTTCCAAAGATTCTTACATTTACGTTCATCGCCAGCCAAGGATAGCAGGTATTGATGTACTAACTTTTCCTTCAAGTCGCTTAAATCGGCAAGGCTTACAATTTTTTCTTCAAATGATTTGATCTTTTACGCTCCAGTTTACAATTAATTTCAGTAACAACCCGGAAGTCCCGTTTTGGAACTTCCGCTCGTAGCAAGGGTTCATCCCTCTAAAACTAAAAAAGCGGTCAATCTCTCAAAGAGAAAATCGACCACTTCAAGTGCCCTCCGCAGAGGAACACCCCAATTCTTTTCTATTGTAATTGAAAAAACGCTACAAAACAATAGTATGCCATTCCTGAACAGATCAATGTAAAGCCTGTTATATGGCGCCAACGTACGATATACTATTAAACAAATATTACATTAAGGACAAAAATAGATGAGCAAATTATGTGCAATTGATAACGCTGAAATTGGGATGATGAGCGGCAAAGTTCAGGTCGACGGAATGTGGGTTTGTGAGGATCATTTAAAGCAAGCTGGTTTCAAAAATGCGACTGAAGCGTTGAAGAAGATCGATCGTTTCTCGCTGGAGGATCTGCAGCAGGCGCTTGCAAGAAATGTCAATTTAAAAGAGGCGATCGATGGGGATAAAAGTTCCCGGATGGCTGAAATCAAAGCACAGTTTGAGGCTGCTAAAGTTGTTGATCTTGTTGGAACCAAAAAAGAGGTCAAAGCGCTGCCTGAAATTTTGCAGCCCAACGAGGTCGTTAAATATGCTACAAGCGGTGTGATTAAGGGTACGGTTCTAATGGTGCTGACAGATAGCAGGATCTTGTTTATCGACAAAGGTCTGGTTTACGGCTTCAAGTCGACCGAAATCCCGCTAAACATGGTCAATAGCGTTTCGTATTCAACCGGAATGCTGTTTGGAAAAATCAGCATTACTAACGGAGCGATCACTACTACCATCGAAAGTGTTGGCAAGGAAAGCGCACCAATTATGGTCGATCGCATCAAAACCGAAATTGCTAATTCGCACCAAGCAGCCATTCATCACGATGACGATCAGGATTTGATCTCCAAATTAAGAGAGTTGAAATCTTTAGTCGATGAAGGAATCCTCACGGAAGAAGAGTTTACTGCTAAAAAGAAACAATTGTTAAATTTAAAATAGATCATTGAAAAAGCGGTATTCCGTTCATTTCAATGGGTTTTTAATTGAATATAATATTAATTTTATAAGCTTGGATCTAGCCAGGCATTTTTTTTGACTTCTAAAAAGATGAATTTAACTGATGGGAGGTCATCTGAATCACAAATTTCTCTTAAAACCTCATCGTCAACAGTTGCGACCCGAAATGGAGTCGAATCATTTTCAAAGAGGTTAAAACTTACAACATTAATTTGATAGATTGGGTAGAATTCACCGTTTTCTTTTTGACCACCATTTTCTAAAATATCTTTAACGGTCCTTGCCAAATAGGTCGGGAGGTATCCTTCGTCTGGGATATTGTATCGAAAGATCGATTGAATCCTGATGAGGCATTTCTCCCCATTATCGAGTTCGGCAATTGCTTGGATGTATTCGTGTTTTAAGCAAGGTTTGCTTTGATCGTAAGGATCTTCAAATTCAGCATTAACAACATTTAGGCCAGCCATGTCTTTTACAAATCCGGCAAAAATATTGGGATGTTCACGATTGGCGAAAACCTTTTTCATTATGTAGGGGTTGAGTCTGGAATATTTTTGTTCTGTCATTTTTTAAAACTCCTTTTTATTTTTGGGAGCCCTTTTTTAGCCCCCTATAATAAATTACGCAAAAAAATTAAAAATTGATCATATCGGAGCTAAAAAAATTAATTTTAAAAATCAGGTTCTTCAAATGGCAATAGGGGAATTGCAATCATCCATGTTAACTCATAACTATTTAAAAATGGGATCCTCCAAGTTTTATTATTTAGTTAAAGCCTAATCATGCTTTTTATTTAAGCCTCTTTTTGGGTTTCAAAAAATAAACGTCACTGGTTTGTTGCTTTTCAATTGCGCTTACTTCGGGTTTTATCCCAGATTAAGATAAAGGGATGGCTTGACTTAATATAACCCCGATTTTTCTTCCGTGGTGCATAACTCGTGCTACTACTTTTATAAGTTTTGCGGTAGGAGCGGCATTGATCGCTGCTTTTAAATTTTTGATGAATAAACAGGGTTAAAGGTTCTTCCTTAGAAGATTTCAATAATTTAGAATTTACGTTTATTCTTTTGTTTTTATATCTTGGTTGAATCTTTCGCCTAAAAACATTTATCTAGCAAAAGAAACAAAATTCCTACTTAATCTTCCTTTTTTGGTAATTGAAAAGTATTTTCTAATTTAAATTTCAATCATGGTTTGCTCGTATCGATACACTTATCCCAATATTTAACGTGCATCTGGTCAATCGGATTTGAACTTTGTGCAACGTTCGGGCCGGTTTCCGTTTGATTGGAGTACCAACAGAGATAGAACTGTTTGTTAATGGTAATTGAAAAAATATGTTCTAGTTGCATATGTTCGGCGAATAAAGTTTGGTCGACCTCTGCTTGATGATTTTTCAAAAACTGCATCCATTCTTTGGCCTTTTCAATTTTAGCGGCATAGACAGGAAATCCTTCAAGTTCGACAATCATGATTATTTGCTCCTTTAAAAACTCCTTTTTATTTTTGGGAGCCCTTTTTTAGCTCTCTATAATAAATTACGCCAAAAAATTAAAATTTGATCACAACGGATCTAAAAAAATAATTTTAAAAAACTATAATTATTCACGTTTCTTTATTTCATAATTTTATTTAAAAAATCGTTAAAGTCAGTATCGTTTTCCTCACTCGCATCTTCCCAGTCTCTAGTGTCAGGCAATTTGCCGTTGTGTCAGAAATTGAGAAACATTTGTTGGACTTGCGCTTCTTCAGCAAATTCACCTAAGACTTGCAGGAGTCCACAGTTACTGGCTCATGGATTAGGAAAGGTGAGCGAATGGATGTTTCTTTCAATTAATTCGGTAGGACGGCCCAGGTGAGGGTAAAAGGAGTTTTTGTTTTAGTATTTTCCATTCTATCATTGCAAACATCTAAACACCAAAAAGCCGACTCAACGGTCAGCTTTTTAAACTATTTGTCTAATGATAAATGTAAAATTGTATATATTTTTTTATCGGTGTCTTGAGGTCGATTTTCAAAAAATGAGAAGGTTGCGTATTTCCATTTATCTGGATTGTAGATCGTTACTTGTCCTAACATATCATCATAGCTTTCAGCCTTAAATTCAAAGCCATTCAATGCTGCAGCTTCAGGAATATCATGATATTCTTCCAGAACGTATTTACTCTTAGGAAACGATTCGCTTAAATTAACAGTTTGAGTTACGCCAATTTCAATATTTTGCCAACCGAATGATCCGATGATATTGTCGAAGAAGCCGTCGAAAATGAATTTATTCATTCCCTCAGTCTGTTTCCAAACATATAGAGGCGAGTAACTGTTTTGTAAATCTCCTGAAGATTTGTCAGTTATTAAATATGCCTTGAAAAGTAGGTCAGTAAAACCGTCGGTCTTACTTCCATTATTTAGGACGCGATCTCTGATAATTCCCATCTCGTAGTCAGCGGGTAAGCCCACTTTATATTGCATTGCTTGCATTTGTTGTTCTCCTTTATTTGGTATGACACTAGTATAGATTCGTGTACACGCTTGGCATAATCCTGGTTTGTGATATGCTTATCATTATTAATGATAAGGTAGGTCACAAATGAACTTTAACGATCTAATCGTATTCAAGACTATTTATGAAGAAAAAACCATTAACAAAGCTGCAAAAAAATTGGGCTATACCCAATCTAATTTGACTGCTCGCCTGCATGCTCTAGAAAACGAATGCAATACAAGCCTTTTTGTCCGCAGTTACAATGGCGTTTTGGCTACTGAAAACGGGGAGAAGTTTTACTCTTTCGTGCTTCAAACTTTATCCCAATTTGATGAATTAAAAAATTCATTTTCAAAACATTTACCAGAATTATTGACGTCAGAGCTGTTATTTAAGTACATTGTCGTTGATGACCAAGAATTCTCGATTGCTTCAACTAAAATTACCTGCAAAAAAACCAGCAAAATTGCCCTTGAATTAAATAAAAGACATTACGATTATGTTGTTACCTTCAACAAGTTAAACCGAAATGATTTTAAACTGGTTGCAACCAAAGACCTTCCGGTCAGTTTTCTTTCGGGCAAAGAAAACATCAATGACGTACCAGTGCTGATTAACAGCGATCATTTATGTCCGCTTCGAAAACTCACAATTAAATTAGTAGAAAATCCTGAACGCTTGGTCGAAATTGATTCCCTGGAGAACATCTCACAGTTAGTTTTAGATGGTCAAGCCACTGCACTTTTGCCTAATTACTTGATCAAAGATGGATATCAGACAATTGATGATCGTTCGTTTAGCGTTAACTATTATCGGTACAAATATTGTACTTAATGCAACATAATGCATTTTGCTGACAAATTCCGTTCAAAATGCAGTATAATACATTTTAAGGAAATATTCAGGAGAAACCAATGGCACAATTTGAAGTAATTGAGCGACCAGCGCTTCTTAAACAGCTAATTGAATTTAAAGATCATGATTTAATCAAAATTATCACGGGTGTTCGTCGATCGGGTAAATCGGTTCTTTTGATGATGTATCGCGATTGGCTTATCGATCAGGGGATATCTGCTGATAACATCATTTATCTTAATTTTGAAGATTATGAGCTGCAGACAGTTAAAGATGAGGAGCAGTTAAGAGCGATTTTTGATCAAAAATTAAAT of Xylocopilactobacillus apicola contains these proteins:
- a CDS encoding ATP-binding protein, which encodes MDTMELRRWVDLKEDDHHDFKQVWHSKEKNYELVKDIFSFVNTTHHDDCFLIFGVSDNQEVIGIENDENRRNQADLIDMINKLPISGDHKPKIRIETLKYAEHEIDVLRIINTNAVPIYLNQKWPKKGSKNYLTPGQIFMREGDRNVSIDGTAEYPKVEKLWQKHFRFDVPILERYSYVLQDVENWSYYENKEGYGFLYNLNPDFNMNLVRDDENRADIKPFSLNYIDCTISWSMLKVNYRQITIKELSVVWLDGGRVISVSPEVSQMKFSNDDSFYYYFIAGTMKGLIQKLFEFYNYSNKSLGAAPLAEFYESVVFFESESEMKNIEHIVSKNWDSISKEIEPTKEELKIIPDAVINNCRNQSLKPPKEVFAILLRQQKLAKEIKKILPIYRLKKDNK
- a CDS encoding ATP-binding protein — encoded protein: MPNPSKKLGVIVGVDGDLSQVGMYSMSNDSQFLWYGEILTGPKIGAFLTINQNDVKIIATVSREKIIDQQNTVKSVEFDNRFHKDSINRIVTLKTKGVIEDKKFQVTSQYVPMVGNEVTLTTKEELNLIFGLEKGEDSIYIGKSILEGQDIRLPINKFFASHIGIFGNTGSGKSNTLHKLYLELIKYDLFGVIFDTSQFFVIDFNGEYVAENMFGVTNNKEIFEINTRNEKEGRKLPIKKDYLFDADILAILFDARPATQVPFIRNALREYKKKIKDGESFADTEIGLLISILKSYKSVSAEALDNWIKAAESIGINPTTLENLKYILVKNKFGVMDMFSPDKVPVLEDGQITTHGYKYFNIDALKTKLAENFDEASEIYKLSFFLEFQKVYVSAWKSTNIEFINPLFHRIKSAFESLEKVIEIREQTADKFGGINIISLVHANQEIKRLIPMLLSKMIYDEQKSMVAGNTVTQTKHLIIDEAHNILNSEYHNNGDSWQDYRLSVFEEIIKEGRKFGFFLTLSSQRPADISPTIMSQLHNYIIHRLVNEKDLKMLENTMPTLDRSSYQMIPSLGQGEAIITGNSMQVPVFVKIEKEEVMRPKSDDVVLTELWMSSILN
- a CDS encoding SIR2 family protein; translated protein: MELKNDQDKANIIDDSDQIKLLRKLMITKRLNFLIGSGTSAKSIGLMDDAPDDNELVKKVIGVSKVLLENDLSSDDEETIKENLNEYKDFIKSIIDVINLSNSRQTPKSVNIFTTNYDLFFEKSIDELHNTSRFVFNDGARGYFKRTLDSSNYNQVVSYKGLNDNYISEIPSISLIKPHGSVNWSKEDDKIIISTKISENPNVVKPTGNEEKDTFVNNHFYEMLRVFQLELDKPQSVLFVMGFSFQDKHIGKMIRRALQNPELIIFVFGYNDADEKTYLDNLGIDVVPNNLRILTPKDFAPCHCTKDGKKLTFQLPNLTNIINGASEEDLKDAKSK
- a CDS encoding Abi family protein encodes the protein MNKGKSTDGLLRHIRKEHNINVNGRKDKLNLQNMGYYHGYKAYKFYRTKNRPFEIKDFSQINTLFEFDNQLKAFFYPLIMSVETSIKNRTIEVATQGNDPTIYQIFDQVLTRNKDDNETESKQKKFLRDKTNFRRSVDSLICNRYNSIFVSHYLHKDEPLPLWSIMELFSLGNVGKFLELMNKSLRIKLENSIGMYNNSIDQQAELLIKHVFILKPLRNSVAHNQIIFDCRFQDFDIRHSVKEHLVRQYGVPDISFDTITDYFLLILYYLKLFGITRSKQKKLIKDFSDIIDSFSKNINNTEIVDRVLFTNPQLKLEAAKNF
- a CDS encoding ATP-binding protein; translated protein: MKEKLVHQYLLSLAGDERKCKNLWKTFCAHGFAAEIYLNEPELGAYRLTNAGIVMFAKQSSEFQFNPGIKITRYSGLNPGSGANVIQETKLIGPLPRILNSAKKTLTNQLRSFDPDRCKFSGEEHYPTDAWFEGLLNAVIHRSYRIKDPITIDIFDDHLKILSPGSFPEGITTENICKNELGRNPAIGAGIASFGGTGKGVSRIFSEMNAAGLPEPIYITRSDSVKLVLKNRSSI
- a CDS encoding PH domain-containing protein; the encoded protein is MSKLCAIDNAEIGMMSGKVQVDGMWVCEDHLKQAGFKNATEALKKIDRFSLEDLQQALARNVNLKEAIDGDKSSRMAEIKAQFEAAKVVDLVGTKKEVKALPEILQPNEVVKYATSGVIKGTVLMVLTDSRILFIDKGLVYGFKSTEIPLNMVNSVSYSTGMLFGKISITNGAITTTIESVGKESAPIMVDRIKTEIANSHQAAIHHDDDQDLISKLRELKSLVDEGILTEEEFTAKKKQLLNLK
- a CDS encoding DUF6176 family protein, which codes for MIVELEGFPVYAAKIEKAKEWMQFLKNHQAEVDQTLFAEHMQLEHIFSITINKQFYLCWYSNQTETGPNVAQSSNPIDQMHVKYWDKCIDTSKP
- a CDS encoding DUF4865 family protein, which gives rise to MQAMQYKVGLPADYEMGIIRDRVLNNGSKTDGFTDLLFKAYLITDKSSGDLQNSYSPLYVWKQTEGMNKFIFDGFFDNIIGSFGWQNIEIGVTQTVNLSESFPKSKYVLEEYHDIPEAAALNGFEFKAESYDDMLGQVTIYNPDKWKYATFSFFENRPQDTDKKIYTILHLSLDK
- a CDS encoding LysR family transcriptional regulator gives rise to the protein MNFNDLIVFKTIYEEKTINKAAKKLGYTQSNLTARLHALENECNTSLFVRSYNGVLATENGEKFYSFVLQTLSQFDELKNSFSKHLPELLTSELLFKYIVVDDQEFSIASTKITCKKTSKIALELNKRHYDYVVTFNKLNRNDFKLVATKDLPVSFLSGKENINDVPVLINSDHLCPLRKLTIKLVENPERLVEIDSLENISQLVLDGQATALLPNYLIKDGYQTIDDRSFSVNYYRYKYCT